A genomic stretch from Larimichthys crocea isolate SSNF chromosome XXII, L_crocea_2.0, whole genome shotgun sequence includes:
- the h2ax gene encoding histone H2AX, with the protein MSGRGKTGAKARAKAKTRSSRAGLQFPVGRVHRLLRKGNYAERVGAGAPVYLAAVLEYLTAEILELAGNAARDNKKTRIIPRHLQLAVRNDEELNKLLGGVTIAQGGVLPNIQAVLLPKKTGQSAPSSGKAGKKASSQSQEY; encoded by the coding sequence ATGTCTGGACGAGGAAAGACCGGAGCCAAGGCCCGCGCCAAGGCCAAGACCCGCAGCTCCCGCGCCGGCCTGCAGTTCCCCGTCGGCCGTGTCCACCGCCTGCTCCGCAAGGGGAACTACGCCGAGCGCGTGGGCGCCGGAGCCCCGGTGTACCTGGCCGCCGTGCTGGAGTACCTGACCGCCGAGATCCTGGAGCTGGCTGGAAACGCCGCCAGAGACAACAAGAAGACCCGCATCATCCCGCGCCACCTCCAGCTGGCGGTCCGCAACGACGAGGAGCTCAACAAGCTGCTCGGCGGGGTCACCATCGCCCAGGGCGGCGTGCTGCCCAACATCCAGGCCGTGCTGCTGCCCAAGAAGACCGGCCAGTCCGCGCCGAGCTCCGGCAAGGCGGGGAAGAAGGCCTCGTCCCAGTCCCAGGAGTACTAG
- the c2cd2l gene encoding phospholipid transfer protein C2CD2L produces the protein MELQELGWPCLVALFLASVLIVLGWLLQYSLTLLRLRRSRKKKAAEPDQLCFTQPVQNRTRSGGVWGFLQKKLRSGRDGGAAEAGVQGLLTSLFSFRSFRELWQRTWVRALNQQACRDGSSIQITFDSSLQLSAACTIDSVTCTDQSADRMVLLCTCRVDTLTFPVTVTQQSHAAVSMDTYQIATAPMVTQVVVSLEEVEDEGLLMSWTLSKQPSFTLTVSPCKLHRQGSDAQVDVDMIKGLIEDTLFSTQPAMVISLQTCASSLQTRLDRLSVGLNSVPQSVVARRLLLRQLRVTLSKGQWSRSGELCCVLNLDQPPTERATRFLSVPSNADAPLEWSEEISLDISLETKELRVRLLERSGKREQFLPGHASIAVDPRSRTPTGHHILSISPGHGLAPNAAITAELLYEETEEPRSSHSALPLRSSLTPTKKVDVDRTIMPDGTIVTTVTTVQSRLKVERSPGDSPLRSPSKVEVTEKKPTVLSDGGGSPTSSKSSRLSNGLDPVAETAIRQLTESASKAARKTPTKRSTLIISGVSKVPLSEDDCVLSSGYAAAMDAAMHGNHYGAGNHQDPDETTPSDVSERPSVDDVESDTGSTGALETRSLKDHKVSFLQSGSKLLFRRRHREKESCLSQSHEDISNMGNNFGAAAAASNSSRKKSGSFSRRLIKRFSFRSSGKSKSKTAATSNGGASSLDN, from the exons ATGGAGCTCCAGGAGCTGGGCTGGCCGTGTCTGGTGGCTCTCTTCCTCGCCTCCGTGCTCATCGTGCTGGGCTGGCTCCTCCAGTACTCGCTGACCCTCCTGCGGCTGCGGAGATccaggaagaagaaggcagCGGAACCGGACCAGCTCTGCTTCACACAGCCCGTCCAGAACCGGACACGGTCCGGGGGGGTGTGGGGCTTCCTGCAGAAGAAGCTGCGCTCGGGCAGGGATGGAGGAGCTGCGGAGGCCGGGGTTCAAGGCTTGTTGACCTCCCTGTTCTCCTTCAGGTCCTTCAGGGAGCTCTGGCAGAGGACCTGGGTCCGAGCCCTGAACCAGCAGGCGTGCAGGGACGGG AGCTCCATCCAGATCACGTTTGACAGCAGCCTCCAGCTCTCTGCGGCCTGCACCATCGACAGCGTGACCTGCACCGACCAGTCTGCAGACCGGATG GTTCTGCTCTGCACATGTCGGGTGGACACGCTGACGTTTCCTGTGACGGTCACCCAGCAGTCGCATGCCGCCGTTTCCATGGATACCTACCAGATCGCCACAGCACCGATGGTGACACAG GTGGTGGTCAgtctggaggaggtggaggacgagGGTCTGCTGATGTCCTGGACTCTGTCCAAGCAGCCGTCCTTCACTCTAACCGTGTCTCCGTGTAAGctgcacagacag GGCTCTGACGCTCAGGTGGACGTGGACATGATTAAAGGTCTGATCGAGGACACTCTGTTCAGCACTCAGCCGGCGATGGTCATCAGTCTGCAGACGTGTGCGTCGAGTCTTCAG ACCCGTTTGGACCGTCTGTCGGTGGGGTTGAATTCGGTTCCTCAGAGCGTCGTGGCGAGGCGACTCCTGCTCCGGCAGCTCAGGGTGACCTTAAGTAAAG gtcaGTGGTCCAGATCAGGAGAGCTGTGCTGTGTCCTGAACCTGGACCAGCCGCCCACAGAGAGGGCGACCCGCTTCCTGTCTGTGCCCAGCAACGCCGACGCCCCGCTGGAGTGGAGCGAAGAGATCAGCCT CGACATCAGCCTGGAAACCAAAGAGCTGAGAGTCAGACTTCTGGAGCGGAGTGGCAAACGTGAAC agttcCTGCCGGGCCACGCCTCCATCGCTGTGGACCCTCGCAGCAGAACTCCTACTGGACATCACATCCTGTCAATCAGCCCTGGACACGGCTTGGCGCCAAACGCCGCCATCACAGCAGAG ctgctgtaCGAGGAAACAGAGGAGCCTCGCAGCTCCCACAGTGCTTTGCCACTTCGCTCCTCACTCACCCCGACAAAGAAAGTGGACGTGGACCGAACCATCATGCCGGACGGGACCATCGTGACCACCGTCACCACCGTCCAGTCTCGACTCAAAGTGGAACGCAGCCCAG GTGACTCTCCTCTGCGCTCGCCGTCCAAAGTGGAGGTGACGGAGAAGAAACCCACCGTCCTGTCGGATGGCGGAGGCAGCCCCACCTCgagca AGAGCAGTCGCCTCTCCAATGGCCTGGATCCCGTCGCAGAGACCGCCATCCGGCAGCTGACGGAGTCTGCCTCCAAAGCAGCTCGGAAGACGCCGACGAAGAGGAGCACGCTCATCATCTCGGGCGTGTCGAAG GTCCCGCTCTCTGAAGACGACTGCGTGTTATCGAGCGGCTATGCTGCAGCCATGGATGCGGCCATGCACGGAAACCATTACGGCGCCGGGAATCACCAGGATCCAGATGAAACCACGCCCTCCGACGTGTCGGAGCGTCCGTCTGTAGACGACGTGGAGTCGGATACCGGATCCACCGGTGCCCTGGAAACCCGGAGTCTCAAAGACCACAAAG tgaGCTTCCTCCAGAGCGGCTCCAAGCTTTTGTTCCGCAGACGACATCGAGAGAAGGAGTCCTGCCTCAGCCAGTCCCACGAAGACATCTCCAACATGGGCAACAACTTTggtgctgctgccgccgcctcAAACAGCAGCCGCAAGAAGTCCGGGAGCTTCTCCCGGCGTCTCATCAAGCGCTTCTCTTTCCGCTCATCGGGCAAATCAAAAAGCAAAACCGCCGCCACCTCCAATGGAGGAGCGAGCTCGCTGGACAACTGA